One stretch of Pseudomonas fragi DNA includes these proteins:
- the metG gene encoding methionine--tRNA ligase, giving the protein MSEPRNILVTSALPYANGSIHLGHMLEYIQTDMWVRFQKLRGNQCTYVCADDAHGSAIMLRAEKEGITPEQLIANVQAEHSADFADFLVDFDNFHSTHAEENRELSSAIYIKLREAGHIATRSITQYFDPEKKMFLADRFIKGTCPKCGTEDQYGDNCEKCGATYAPTDLKNPKSAISGATPVLKDSEHFFFKLPDFDAMLKSWTRSGALQDAVANKIAEWLDTGLQQWDISRDAPYFGFEIPDAPGKYFYVWLDAPIGYMASFKNLCARRPELDFDAYWAKDSTAELYHFIGKDIVNFHALFWPAMLEGAGYRKPTAINVHGYLTVNGQKMSKSRGTFIKARTYLDHLAPEYLRYYYASKLGRGVDDLDLNLEDFVQKVNSDLVGKVVNIASRCAGFIHKGNAGVMVEGNAAPELTEAFLAAAPSIAEAYEARDFARAMREIMALADRANAWIADKAPWAMAKVEGKQAEVQAVCALGINLFRQLIIFLKPVLPVLATDAEAFLNVEPLIWDDHKTLLANHSLNAFKPLLTRIDPVKVQAMTDASKEDLVASQTDTGSAVPQGNGELVKEPLAAEIEFDTFAAVDLRVALILKAEAVEGADKLLRLTLDIGDEQRNVFSGIKSAYPNPAELEGRLTMMIANLKPRKMRFGMSEGMVMAAGPGGEEIYLLSPDSGAKPGQRIK; this is encoded by the coding sequence ATGTCCGAGCCACGCAATATCTTAGTCACCAGCGCCCTGCCCTATGCCAATGGTTCCATTCACCTTGGCCATATGCTTGAGTACATCCAGACTGATATGTGGGTGCGCTTCCAGAAACTTCGCGGCAATCAGTGCACCTATGTCTGCGCAGACGACGCCCACGGCTCGGCCATCATGCTGCGCGCCGAGAAAGAAGGCATCACCCCCGAACAGCTGATCGCCAACGTCCAGGCTGAACACAGCGCCGACTTTGCCGATTTCCTGGTCGACTTCGACAACTTCCATTCGACCCACGCCGAAGAAAACCGTGAGCTGTCGAGTGCGATCTACATCAAGTTGCGCGAAGCCGGACACATTGCCACTCGTTCGATCACCCAGTATTTCGACCCGGAAAAGAAAATGTTCCTGGCCGACCGCTTCATCAAGGGTACCTGCCCGAAATGCGGCACTGAGGATCAGTACGGCGACAACTGCGAAAAATGCGGCGCCACCTACGCGCCAACCGACCTGAAGAACCCGAAATCGGCGATTTCCGGCGCCACCCCGGTGCTCAAGGATTCCGAACACTTCTTCTTCAAGCTGCCCGACTTCGACGCCATGCTCAAAAGCTGGACGCGCAGCGGTGCCCTGCAAGATGCCGTCGCCAACAAGATCGCCGAATGGCTGGATACCGGCCTGCAACAGTGGGACATCTCCCGTGATGCGCCGTACTTCGGCTTCGAGATTCCGGACGCACCCGGCAAATACTTCTACGTATGGCTGGACGCGCCAATCGGCTACATGGCCAGCTTCAAGAACCTTTGCGCACGCCGTCCTGAACTGGACTTTGACGCGTACTGGGCCAAAGACTCCACCGCCGAGCTGTACCATTTTATCGGCAAGGACATCGTCAACTTCCACGCCCTGTTCTGGCCAGCCATGCTCGAAGGCGCGGGCTATCGCAAGCCAACCGCCATCAACGTTCACGGCTACCTGACCGTTAACGGCCAGAAAATGTCCAAGTCCCGCGGCACGTTCATCAAGGCCCGCACCTACCTGGACCATTTGGCCCCGGAATACCTGCGCTACTACTACGCCTCCAAACTGGGTCGTGGCGTCGATGACCTGGACCTGAACCTGGAAGACTTCGTTCAGAAGGTCAACTCGGACCTGGTGGGCAAAGTGGTTAACATTGCCAGCCGTTGCGCAGGCTTTATCCACAAGGGCAACGCCGGGGTCATGGTCGAGGGCAATGCGGCTCCCGAACTGACCGAAGCCTTCCTGGCCGCTGCACCCAGCATTGCCGAAGCGTATGAAGCCCGTGACTTTGCCCGTGCCATGCGCGAAATCATGGCCCTGGCCGACCGCGCCAACGCCTGGATCGCCGACAAGGCGCCGTGGGCAATGGCCAAGGTCGAAGGCAAGCAAGCGGAAGTCCAGGCGGTATGCGCCCTGGGCATCAACCTGTTCCGCCAGTTGATCATCTTCCTCAAGCCGGTCCTGCCTGTACTGGCAACCGATGCAGAAGCGTTCCTGAATGTTGAACCACTGATTTGGGACGACCACAAGACGCTGCTGGCCAACCACTCGCTGAACGCCTTCAAGCCACTGCTGACCCGTATCGACCCGGTCAAGGTCCAGGCCATGACCGACGCTTCCAAAGAAGACCTGGTCGCCAGCCAGACCGACACCGGGAGCGCTGTGCCACAAGGTAATGGCGAGCTGGTGAAGGAGCCGCTGGCCGCAGAGATCGAGTTTGATACCTTTGCTGCCGTGGATTTGCGCGTAGCGCTGATCCTCAAGGCTGAAGCGGTTGAAGGCGCCGACAAGCTGCTGCGCCTGACCCTGGATATTGGCGACGAACAACGCAACGTGTTTTCGGGAATCAAGAGTGCCTACCCGAACCCGGCCGAGCTCGAAGGTCGCCTGACCATGATGATCGCCAACCTGAAGCCGCGTAAAATGCGCTTCGGCATGTCTGAAGGCATGGTGATGGCTGCCGGCCCTGGCGGTGAAGAAATTTACCTGCTCAGCCCGGACAGCGGCGCCAAGCCTGGTCAACGTATCAAGTAA
- a CDS encoding PA3496 family putative envelope integrity protein, whose product MSTGKEELEVEEDFAVVDSDEVVEPVVEVAKTNLAKRRTIDALLEEKRLRKELEDYGYDL is encoded by the coding sequence ATGAGCACTGGCAAAGAAGAACTGGAAGTAGAGGAAGATTTTGCAGTCGTCGATTCGGACGAAGTCGTAGAACCTGTTGTAGAGGTTGCCAAAACCAATTTGGCCAAACGCCGCACCATTGACGCACTGCTGGAAGAAAAACGGCTCAGAAAAGAGCTGGAAGATTATGGCTACGACCTGTAA
- a CDS encoding response regulator transcription factor: MNKVLIVDDHPVIRLAVRMLMERHGYEVIAETDNGVDALQLAREYAPDIVILDIGIPKLDGLEVIARLSTPAVPIKVLVLTSQAPGHFSMRCMQAGAAGYVCKQQDLTELLSAIKAVLSGYSYFPNQALHSVRSSLGNASEADMVNRLSGREMMVLQQLARGKSNKEIADGMFLSNKTVSTYKTRLLLKLNARSLVDLIELAQRNGLV; this comes from the coding sequence ATGAATAAAGTGCTGATCGTGGATGATCATCCTGTAATTCGTCTTGCTGTACGTATGCTCATGGAACGACATGGCTACGAGGTCATTGCCGAGACGGATAATGGAGTGGATGCTTTGCAACTAGCGCGTGAATATGCGCCTGATATTGTAATTCTGGATATAGGGATACCAAAGCTTGACGGGCTTGAAGTTATAGCACGGTTGTCTACGCCGGCAGTGCCTATCAAGGTGCTGGTATTGACCTCGCAAGCACCCGGTCATTTTTCCATGCGGTGCATGCAGGCGGGTGCTGCTGGTTATGTCTGCAAGCAGCAGGACCTGACCGAGCTGTTGAGTGCAATCAAGGCAGTGCTGTCTGGTTACAGTTATTTCCCCAATCAAGCCTTGCACTCGGTGCGTTCAAGCTTGGGGAATGCCAGTGAAGCCGATATGGTCAATCGCCTTTCTGGGCGAGAAATGATGGTGTTGCAGCAGTTGGCGCGAGGCAAGAGTAACAAGGAAATTGCGGATGGCATGTTTCTGAGCAATAAAACGGTAAGCACCTACAAAACGCGACTTTTACTGAAACTCAATGCCCGTTCACTTGTAGATTTGATTGAGCTGGCACAGCGCAATGGGCTGGTGTGA
- the apbC gene encoding iron-sulfur cluster carrier protein ApbC: MSAVNRAAVEAVLRQYTDPYMNQDPVSAGCVRAIEVQGERVSVQLELGYAAGLFKSGWAQVLQMAIENMDGVTSAKVEISCVIAAHKAQAQIPGLANVKNIVAVASGKGGVGKSTTAANLALALAREGARVGILDADIYGPSQGVMFGIAEGTRPKIRDQKWFVPIEAHGVEVMSMAFLTDDNTPMVWRGPMVSGALLQLVTQTAWNDLDYLVIDMPPGTGDIQLTLAQKVPVTGSVIVTTPQDLALLDARKGVEMFRKVNIPVLGVVENMAVHICSNCGHAEHLFGEGGGEKLATQYGVEVLASLPLSMEIREQADNGKPTAVADPNSPIALIYQELARQVGARIVLQEAASQAMPTITTSDD, from the coding sequence ATGAGCGCAGTCAATCGCGCAGCAGTGGAGGCCGTCCTTCGCCAATACACCGACCCTTACATGAACCAGGATCCGGTCAGTGCCGGGTGCGTGCGCGCCATTGAGGTTCAGGGCGAGCGCGTCAGTGTTCAGCTTGAGCTGGGTTATGCCGCCGGTTTGTTCAAGAGCGGTTGGGCGCAAGTGTTGCAAATGGCCATTGAAAACATGGATGGCGTGACCTCGGCAAAGGTCGAGATCAGCTGCGTGATTGCCGCGCACAAGGCGCAGGCGCAAATTCCGGGCCTGGCCAATGTGAAAAACATCGTCGCCGTTGCCTCTGGCAAGGGTGGGGTCGGTAAATCCACCACTGCCGCCAACCTGGCGCTGGCACTGGCGCGTGAAGGCGCGCGAGTGGGCATCCTGGATGCAGACATCTACGGGCCAAGCCAGGGCGTAATGTTCGGTATTGCCGAAGGTACGCGGCCGAAGATCCGTGATCAGAAGTGGTTTGTGCCGATTGAGGCCCACGGTGTTGAAGTGATGTCGATGGCCTTTTTGACTGACGACAACACGCCGATGGTCTGGCGCGGCCCGATGGTCTCGGGGGCATTGTTGCAGCTGGTTACGCAGACGGCCTGGAATGATCTCGATTACCTGGTCATCGACATGCCGCCGGGTACCGGTGATATCCAGCTCACCCTGGCGCAAAAAGTCCCGGTGACCGGTTCGGTGATTGTCACCACGCCGCAGGACCTGGCCTTGCTGGATGCGCGCAAGGGTGTCGAGATGTTCCGCAAGGTGAACATTCCGGTGCTGGGTGTGGTGGAGAACATGGCAGTCCATATTTGTTCGAACTGCGGTCATGCCGAGCATCTGTTTGGCGAGGGCGGTGGCGAGAAGCTGGCGACGCAATATGGCGTTGAGGTATTGGCCTCGTTGCCGCTGTCGATGGAAATCCGCGAGCAGGCCGATAACGGCAAGCCGACGGCGGTTGCCGATCCGAACAGCCCGATTGCCTTGATTTATCAGGAGCTGGCCCGTCAGGTGGGGGCGCGTATTGTCCTGCAGGAGGCGGCTTCGCAGGCGATGCCAACCATTACGACCAGCGATGATTGA
- the rsxB gene encoding electron transport complex subunit RsxB encodes MSLIQRIDALLPQTQCGKCGHPGCKPYAQGIAQGEAINKCPPGGAETIAALASLLRVPVLQLDTERGQAPAQVAYIREAECIGCTKCIQACPIDAILGAAKLMHTVIVDECTGCDLCVAPCPVDCIEMRPLPANVIPIVGGLAQTAEQFSARNQKREHARRRYERRDERLRREEQHRQAERLARAQRPPAEAISGMQAEVGGAASDTPHDAALKKAKVTLAMARAQLNKSLKAFGHPPIAQQQSQLVILQQQFESAQQALAQLESTPQALAPAPLANTAELKRAKIQLAMRRAELKKAINQALSSTELSLLTDAVTQAESRLNALDPGKA; translated from the coding sequence ATGAGCCTGATTCAACGTATTGATGCATTATTGCCGCAAACTCAATGCGGAAAATGCGGCCACCCCGGCTGCAAACCCTATGCGCAAGGCATTGCCCAAGGCGAAGCCATCAACAAGTGCCCGCCTGGCGGGGCCGAGACCATCGCTGCACTGGCCAGTTTGCTCAGGGTTCCCGTGCTGCAACTGGACACTGAGCGCGGCCAGGCTCCGGCGCAAGTGGCCTATATTCGCGAGGCCGAATGCATCGGCTGCACCAAATGCATTCAGGCCTGCCCGATCGATGCCATTCTTGGCGCCGCCAAGCTGATGCACACCGTGATTGTCGATGAATGCACCGGCTGCGACCTCTGCGTAGCGCCCTGCCCGGTGGACTGCATTGAAATGCGCCCGCTGCCTGCCAATGTCATCCCGATTGTCGGAGGCCTCGCTCAAACTGCAGAGCAGTTCAGCGCCCGCAACCAGAAACGCGAGCATGCCCGCAGGCGCTATGAGCGGCGCGACGAACGCCTGCGCCGCGAAGAGCAACACCGGCAAGCCGAACGCCTTGCCCGTGCCCAGCGCCCACCTGCAGAGGCCATCAGCGGCATGCAAGCCGAAGTCGGCGGGGCAGCCAGTGATACCCCCCATGACGCCGCGCTAAAAAAGGCCAAGGTCACCCTGGCTATGGCCCGCGCGCAACTGAACAAATCGCTCAAGGCATTCGGGCATCCCCCGATCGCCCAGCAGCAATCCCAACTGGTGATACTGCAACAGCAGTTTGAGTCTGCGCAGCAGGCACTGGCGCAACTGGAGTCAACCCCGCAAGCCTTGGCACCCGCGCCGCTCGCCAATACAGCTGAACTCAAGCGCGCCAAAATCCAGCTGGCCATGCGCCGCGCCGAACTCAAAAAAGCCATTAACCAAGCGCTTTCCAGCACCGAGCTGAGCCTTTTGACTGACGCTGTTACTCAGGCAGAGTCCAGGCTCAATGCGCTGGATCCTGGCAAGGCTTGA
- a CDS encoding succinylglutamate desuccinylase/aspartoacylase family protein: protein MQRHQIHPLLAPVPGTERLIHSFHYGPARPRGKIYIQASLHADELPGMLVAWHLKQRLAELEAAGRLLSEIVVVPVANPAGLEQIVMDIPLGRYELQSGQNFNRNFLDLSTQIGDALESQLSDDPAQNLQLIRRQLRELLSAQVPGTQLHSQRLTLQTLACDADMVLDLHCDYEAVVHLYTTPQAWLQVEPLARHLGAQASLLATDSGGLSFDECFTLLWWQLQQRFGHCYPIPQGSFSVTVELRGLADVNHSHAQHDCEALIDYLIDFGAIDAESRPLPPLLYPATPLAGVEPVATPVGGLLVFNARPGEYLCAGQLIAEIIDPISDKLTPVYCSSAGLLYARSQRRMATAGMVIAHVAGREAYRSGYLLSP, encoded by the coding sequence ATGCAGCGACATCAAATTCATCCCTTGCTGGCACCGGTTCCAGGCACTGAGCGGCTGATTCACAGCTTTCATTACGGGCCAGCCCGGCCACGCGGCAAGATCTATATCCAGGCCTCACTGCATGCGGACGAGTTGCCCGGAATGCTGGTTGCCTGGCACCTCAAGCAGCGCCTTGCAGAACTGGAGGCGGCCGGGCGCTTGCTCAGTGAGATCGTCGTCGTGCCAGTGGCCAACCCGGCTGGCCTCGAGCAGATAGTGATGGATATCCCGCTGGGCCGCTACGAACTGCAAAGCGGGCAGAACTTCAACCGCAACTTCCTGGACCTGAGCACGCAGATTGGTGACGCCCTTGAAAGCCAGCTCAGCGACGATCCCGCACAAAACCTGCAGTTGATTCGCCGCCAGTTGCGAGAATTGCTCAGCGCACAAGTGCCGGGCACACAGCTGCACTCGCAACGCCTGACCCTGCAAACACTGGCCTGCGATGCCGATATGGTGCTGGACCTGCATTGCGACTACGAAGCCGTCGTCCACCTGTACACCACGCCGCAAGCCTGGTTGCAGGTCGAACCGTTGGCGCGCCACCTGGGCGCCCAGGCCAGCCTGCTGGCCACGGATTCCGGCGGGCTGTCGTTTGATGAGTGTTTCACCCTGCTGTGGTGGCAATTACAGCAACGTTTCGGCCATTGTTACCCTATTCCCCAGGGCAGTTTTTCCGTCACCGTCGAGTTGCGCGGCCTGGCAGACGTCAACCACAGCCATGCGCAGCACGATTGTGAGGCGCTGATCGATTACCTGATTGATTTTGGCGCGATTGACGCAGAGTCCAGGCCGTTGCCGCCCCTCCTCTACCCTGCGACGCCCCTGGCCGGTGTAGAACCGGTGGCCACGCCTGTGGGCGGACTGCTGGTATTCAATGCCAGGCCCGGGGAATATCTCTGCGCAGGCCAGCTGATAGCCGAAATCATTGACCCGATCAGCGACAAGCTCACGCCGGTTTATTGCTCCAGCGCAGGGTTGCTATACGCCCGTTCTCAAAGGCGAATGGCCACCGCCGGCATGGTGATTGCCCATGTGGCAGGCCGTGAGGCCTACCGTAGCGGCTATCTGCTATCGCCTTGA
- a CDS encoding cold-shock protein: MSNRQTGTVKWFNDEKGFGFITPQSGDDLFVHFKAIQSDGFKSLKEGQQVSFIATRGQKGMQAEEVQVI; this comes from the coding sequence ATGTCTAATCGCCAAACTGGTACCGTTAAGTGGTTCAACGATGAAAAAGGCTTCGGCTTCATCACTCCACAATCCGGTGACGACCTGTTTGTTCACTTCAAAGCAATCCAATCCGACGGCTTCAAAAGCCTGAAAGAAGGCCAACAGGTTTCTTTCATCGCTACTCGCGGTCAGAAAGGCATGCAAGCTGAGGAAGTTCAAGTTATCTAA
- the dcd gene encoding dCTP deaminase: MSIKPDKWIRRMAQEHGMIEPFVERQVREEGENRLISYGVSSYGYDVRCANEFKVFTNINSATVDPKNFDAGSFVDVTSDVCIIPPNSFALARTVEYFRIPRNVLTICLGKSTYARCGIIVNVTPLEPEWEGHVTLEFSNTTTLPAKIYANEGVAQMLFFESDEECEVSYKDRGGKYQGQRGVTLPRT, encoded by the coding sequence ATGAGCATCAAACCAGACAAGTGGATTCGCCGCATGGCGCAAGAGCACGGCATGATCGAACCTTTCGTCGAGCGTCAGGTGCGTGAAGAAGGCGAGAACCGTCTGATTTCCTACGGCGTATCGAGCTACGGCTATGACGTTCGTTGCGCAAACGAGTTCAAGGTCTTCACCAATATCAACTCGGCGACCGTTGATCCGAAGAATTTCGATGCGGGCAGCTTTGTCGATGTCACCAGCGACGTATGCATCATTCCGCCCAACTCCTTCGCCCTGGCGCGTACCGTTGAATACTTCCGTATTCCTCGTAACGTGCTGACCATCTGCCTGGGTAAAAGCACCTACGCACGTTGCGGCATCATCGTTAACGTGACGCCGCTTGAGCCTGAGTGGGAAGGTCATGTGACCCTGGAGTTTTCCAACACCACTACATTGCCGGCCAAGATCTACGCCAATGAAGGTGTGGCACAAATGCTGTTCTTCGAATCTGACGAAGAGTGTGAAGTGTCGTACAAGGACCGTGGCGGCAAGTATCAGGGCCAGCGCGGCGTGACCTTACCTCGCACCTGA
- a CDS encoding argininosuccinate synthase, with translation MADVNKVVLAYSGGLDTSVILKWLQDTYNCEVVTFTADLGQGEEVEPARAKAQAMGVKEIYIDDLREEFVRDFVFPMFRANTVYEGEYLLGTSIARPLIAKRLIEIANETGADAISHGATGKGNDQVRFELGAYALKPGVKVIAPWREWDLLSREKLMDYAEKHAIPIERHGKKKSPYSMDANLLHISYEGGVLEDTWTEHEEDMWKWTVSPENAPDKPQYLELTYRNGDIVALDGVEMTPATVLATLNRIGGEHGIGRLDIVENRYVGMKSRGCYETPGGTIMLRAHRAIESITLDREVAHLKDELMPKYASLIYTGYWWSPERIMLQQMIDASQVHVNGVVRLKLYKGNVIVTGRKSDESLFDANIATFEEDGGAYNQADAAGFIKLNALRMRIAANKGRKLF, from the coding sequence ATGGCGGACGTAAACAAGGTCGTTCTGGCTTATTCGGGCGGCCTGGACACTTCGGTGATCCTGAAGTGGCTGCAGGATACTTATAACTGTGAAGTCGTAACCTTTACTGCTGACCTGGGTCAGGGTGAAGAGGTCGAACCTGCACGCGCCAAGGCGCAAGCCATGGGCGTCAAGGAAATCTACATTGATGACCTGCGCGAAGAGTTTGTTCGTGACTTCGTTTTCCCGATGTTCCGCGCCAACACCGTTTACGAAGGCGAGTACCTGCTGGGTACTTCCATTGCACGTCCGCTGATTGCCAAGCGCCTGATTGAAATCGCCAACGAAACAGGCGCAGATGCCATTTCCCACGGTGCAACGGGTAAAGGTAATGACCAGGTTCGTTTCGAACTGGGCGCTTATGCCTTGAAACCAGGGGTGAAGGTGATTGCTCCTTGGCGTGAGTGGGACTTGCTCTCGCGTGAAAAGCTGATGGATTACGCTGAAAAGCATGCAATCCCGATCGAGCGTCACGGCAAGAAAAAATCCCCGTACTCGATGGATGCCAACTTGCTGCACATCTCCTACGAGGGCGGTGTGCTGGAAGACACCTGGACCGAGCACGAAGAAGACATGTGGAAGTGGACCGTCTCTCCAGAGAACGCTCCTGACAAGCCGCAGTACCTGGAACTGACCTACCGTAACGGCGACATCGTTGCGCTGGACGGTGTTGAGATGACACCTGCGACTGTTCTGGCAACGTTGAACCGCATTGGTGGCGAACACGGCATCGGCCGCCTCGACATCGTTGAGAACCGTTATGTCGGCATGAAGTCCCGTGGTTGCTACGAAACCCCGGGCGGCACCATCATGCTGCGTGCTCACCGCGCCATTGAGTCGATTACTCTGGACCGTGAAGTGGCTCACTTGAAAGACGAGTTGATGCCCAAGTACGCCAGCCTGATCTACACCGGCTACTGGTGGAGCCCTGAGCGCATCATGCTGCAGCAGATGATTGATGCTTCCCAGGTTCACGTTAACGGTGTTGTTCGCCTCAAGTTGTACAAGGGTAACGTGATTGTTACCGGTCGCAAGTCTGATGAATCGTTGTTTGATGCCAACATCGCAACCTTTGAAGAGGACGGCGGCGCTTACAACCAGGCTGACGCAGCCGGCTTTATCAAGTTGAATGCATTGCGCATGCGCATTGCTGCAAACAAAGGCCGCAAGTTGTTCTGA
- the nth gene encoding endonuclease III: MNAAKRLEIFRRFHEDNPEPKTELAYTSPFELLIAVILSAQATDVSVNKAMAKLFPVANTPEAIYALGVDGLSQYIKTIGLYNSKARNVIETCRLLIERHHSQVPQTREELEALPGVGRKTANVVLNTAFRQLAMAVDTHIFRVSNRTGIAPGKNVVEVEKNLMKFVPKPYLLDAHHWLILHGRYVCQARKPRCGSCRIEDLCDFKEKTSDD; this comes from the coding sequence ATGAACGCCGCAAAGCGCCTTGAAATATTTCGCCGGTTTCACGAAGACAATCCTGAACCTAAAACTGAACTGGCCTACACATCGCCTTTTGAACTGCTTATCGCCGTGATCCTGTCGGCACAGGCCACTGACGTCAGCGTCAACAAGGCAATGGCCAAACTGTTTCCGGTCGCCAATACCCCAGAAGCCATCTACGCTCTGGGAGTAGATGGGCTGTCGCAGTACATCAAGACCATAGGCCTGTATAACAGCAAGGCCAGGAACGTCATTGAAACCTGTCGCTTATTGATTGAGCGCCATCACAGCCAGGTCCCACAGACCCGTGAAGAGCTTGAAGCCTTACCCGGAGTAGGGCGTAAAACAGCAAACGTTGTGCTCAATACCGCGTTCCGGCAACTGGCAATGGCCGTAGACACCCATATTTTCAGGGTCAGTAACAGAACCGGTATTGCCCCCGGTAAAAACGTAGTGGAGGTCGAAAAAAACCTCATGAAATTCGTTCCAAAACCTTACCTGCTGGACGCCCATCACTGGCTTATCCTGCACGGGCGTTATGTGTGCCAGGCGCGCAAGCCACGCTGCGGCAGCTGCCGCATAGAGGACTTGTGCGATTTCAAAGAAAAAACCTCTGATGATTGA